In a single window of the Salvelinus namaycush isolate Seneca chromosome 18, SaNama_1.0, whole genome shotgun sequence genome:
- the dhx37 gene encoding probable ATP-dependent RNA helicase DHX37 isoform X2, translating into MGRLRKRHNWKGREQNETHPPPEAKEEGKTVVVELKDGANLKGVDESNALVLPATKAKKKRGIEKALTKKQPLTKKQRKHLQKVLEVKEKKAKRVDILAKLAEVQLPDSELKLLYTTSKLGTGDKQYQTKQTPDEVDDGASGPRISSLSGANRKRKRRAREEVKAEEESSDLDSSDEEMDDGGMGNRRVEATNVSESKEPASSCQEKEVKKEKKEEKKETSEDSGPARASSKKPSEPAIFISVDRLPEIQEARLRLPVLAEEQVIMEAVRENHFVVLCGETGSGKTTQVPQFLYEAGYASGTGIIGVTEPRRVAAVSMSHRVAKEMNLSTGVVSYQIRYEGNVTSDTKIKFMTDGVLLKEIQKDFLLQRYSVIIIDEAHERSVYTDILIGLLSRIVPLRNKKGLPMKLIVMSATLRVEDFTENRKLFPTPPPVIKVEARQFPVSVHFNKRTPLEDYTGEVFRKTCKIHRMLPPGGILVFLTGQAEVHSVCRRLRRAFPFRRGNTATGEGEEAATDSSDEMKKFKKAKHKRTVSLPRIDLDNYSALPVDEGDEDRLAGIDDEGSDLELGDDAADTEEKADPSLPLYVLPLYSLLAPEQQAKVFRPPPHGARLCVVATNVAETSLTIPGIKYVVDCGRVKKRFYDRVTGVSSFKVSWTAQASANQRAGRAGRTEPGHCYRLYSSAVFGDFSLFSEAEITRRPVEDLVLQMKDLNIDKVVNFPFPTTPSAEALVAAEQLLVSLGALEEPPRTGRVKEMERARLSCPISPLGRAMASFPVSPRYAKMLALGKQQDCLPYVIAVVAAMTVREIFEDLDRPAGSEDESSKLAQRRARLAQMRRLWAGQGASLLLGDLMVLLGAVGACEFAGCTFKFCEENGLRYKAMLEIRRLRGQLTNAVNSVCPEVGVFVDCKMAPPTESQVACLRQIVLAGLGDHLARRVQQEELLDPKWRNAYKTPLLDEPVYIHPSSALFKTLPQFVVYQEVLETTKMYMRGVSAVEPEWVPQLLTQYCHFGSPLETPLPWLCASTGRVKCHCTSTFFRCGWQLPAIEMDYPDGLERYKLFARFLLEGQVCPKLKQHSSYLLSNPSIMMKTWAKLQPRTEALLGALVSERVDCRDVLLSSWKNNDKFLLTAYCQWIPEAKHQDVAKSWPPI; encoded by the exons ATGGGGCGACTGAGGAAGAGGCACAACTGGAAGGGACGGGAGCAGAACGAGACACATCCACCTCCAGAGGCCAAGGAGGAGGGGAAGACTGTTGTAGTGGAACTCAAAG ACGGGGCCAACCTAAAGGGGGTGGACGAGAGCAATGCCCTGGTCCTCCCAGCCACCAAAGCCAAGAAGAAGAGGGGCATTGAGAAGGCCCTTACTAAGAAACAGCCCCTTACCAAGAAACAGAGGAAACATCTACAAAAAGTCCTGGAGGTCAAAGAGAAGAAAGCCAAG AGAGTAGACATCCTGGCCAAACTGGCTGAAGTGCAGCTGCCTGACTCTGAGCTGAAGCTGCTCTACACCACCTCCAAATTGGGCACAGGAGACAAGCAGTACCAGACCAAACA GACTCCTGATGAGGTAGATGACGGAGCCTCAGGGCCCAGGATCAGCAGCCTGAGTGGAGCCAACAGGAAGAGGAAACGAAGAGCACGGGAGGAAGTGAAGGCAGAAGAGGAGAGTAGTGATTtggactcatctgatgaagagaTGGATGATGGAGGGATGGGAAATAGAAGGGTGGAGGCCACTAATGTCTCAGAATCTAAAGAGCCAGCCTCCTCCTGTCAGGAGAAAGAggtgaaaaaggaaaagaaagaaGAGAAAAAGGAGACGAGCGAGGACTCGGGCCCTGCCCGGGCCTCCAGTAAAAAGCCATCCGAGCCAGCAATCTTCATCTCCGTGGACAGACTGCCAGAGATACAG GAGGCCCGTCTGAGGCTGCCAGTGCTGGCTGAGGAGCAAGTGATCATGGAGGCGGTGAGAGAGAACCATTTTGTCGTTCTGTGTGGAGAGACAGGAAGTGGTAAAACCACCCAGGTACCCCAGTTCTTGTACGAGGCTGGATAtgccag TGGCACTGGAATCATTGGTGTGACAGAGCCTAGGAGAGTGGCAGCTGTCAGTATGTCCCACAGAGTGGCCAAAGAGATGAACCTGTCTACagg GGTAGTGTCGTACCAGATCCGTTATGAGGGGAATGTGACCAGTGACACCAAGATCAAGTTCATGACAGACGGAGTCCTGCTGAAGGAGATTCAGAAG GACTTCCTGCTCCAGAGGTACAGTGTGATCATCATAGATGAGGCCCATGAGAGGAGTGTGTACACAGACATCCTGATTGGCCTACTGTCACGCATCGTACCACTCAGAAAcaag AAAGGCCTCCCCATGAAGCTGATAGTGATGTCAGCTACTCTGCGTGTGGAGGACTTCACAGAAAACAGGAAGCtgtttcctactcctcctcccgTCATCAAGGTGGAGGCCCGTCAGTTCCCTGTAAGCGTCCACTTTAACAAACGGACTCCTCTGGAGGACTACACTGGAGAGGTGTTCCGCAAGACCTGTAAGATCCACCGCATGCTGCCCCCTGGGGGTATCCTGGTGTTCCTGACGGGTCAGGCTGAGGTCCACTCTGTCTGCAGGAGACTGAGGAGGGCCTTCCCTTTCAGGAGGGGCAACACAGCTACTG gtgagggagaggaggcagcAACAGACTCCTCAGATGAGATGAAGAAGTTTAAGAAAGCCAAACATAAGAGAACTGTG TCCCTGCCCCGTATTGACCTGGATAACTACTCAGCGTTGCCGGTAGATGAGGGGGACGAGGACCGTCTGGCGGGGATAGATGATGAGGGGTCAGACCTGGAACTAGGAGACGACGCTGCAGACACAG AGGAGAAGGCGGACCCGTCCCTCCCTCTTTATGtcctccccctctactctctcctggCTCCAGAGCAGCAGGCCAAG GTGTTCCGGCCCCCTCCTCATGGTGCACGTCTGTGTGTCGTGGCTACCAACGTAGCAGAAACCTCTCTAACCATCCCGGGGATAAAGTATGTGGTCGACTGCGGTCGGGTCAAGAAGCGTTTCTACGACCGCGTCACGGGGGTCTCCTCCTTCAAGGTCTCCTGGACCGCACAGGCCTCAGCCAATCAGAGGGCAGGCCGGGCAGGCCGTACTGAACCTGGACACTGCTATAG GCTGTACTCATCAGCGGTGTTTGGAGACTTCAGTCTGTTCTCGGAGGCAGAGATCACCCGCAGGCCAGTTGAGGACCTGGTATTACAGATGAAGGACCTTAACATAGACAAG GTGGTCAACTTCCCATTCCCCACAACTCCCTCAGCTGAGGCGCTGGTGGCAGCAGAACAGTTACTGGTTTCACTGGGAGCACTAGAGGAGCCGCCGCGCACCGGACG GGTTAAGGAGATGGAGCGAGCGCGTCTGAGCTGTCCCATCAGCCCCTTGGGCAGGGCAATGGCGTCGTTCCCCGTGTCACCACGCTACGCTAAGATGCTGGCGCTAGGGAAGCAGCAGGACTGTCTGCCTTACGTCATCGCTGTGGTGGCCGCCATGACGGTCCGGGAGATCTTTGAGGATCTGGACAG ACCTGCTGGTAGTGAGGATGAGAGCTCCAAGCTGGCCCAGCGTCGAGCCCGGCTGGCCCAGATGAGGAGGCTGTGGGCTGGGCAGGGAGCCTCTCTACTGCTGGGGGACCTCATGGTCCTGCTGG GTGCTGTGGGTGCGTGTGAGTTTGCTGGCTGCACTTTTAAATTCTGTGAGGAGAATGGACTGAGGTATAAAGCCATGCTGGAGATCAGACGACTTAGAGGACAGCTCACCaacgcag TGAACTCAGTGTGTCCAGAGGTGGGTGTGTTTGTGGACTGTAAGATGGCTCCACCTACTGAGAGCCAGGTGGCGTGTTTACGTCAGATAGTGCTGGCGGGACTGGGAGACCACCTCGCCAGACGGGTACAGCAAGAGGAACTACTAGACCCAAAATGGAGGAATGCATACAAG ACCCCACTCCTGGATGAGCCAGTCTACATTCACCCCTCCTCAGCCCTGTTTAAAACGCTACCTCAGTTTGTGGTCTATCAGGAGGTCTTGGAgaccaccaagatgtacatgagAG GTGTGTCAGCGGTAGAACCAGAGTGGGTTCCCCAGCTCCTCACCCAGTACTGCCATTTTGGATCTCCCCTGGAGACCCCGTTGCCATGGCTCTGTGCCTCTACAGGCAGGGTCAAATGTCACTGTACCAGCACCTTTT TCCGATGTGGCTGGCAGCTTCCTGCTATAGAGATGGATTACCCAGATGGCCTGGAGCGATACAAACTGTTTGCCAGGTTCCTTCTGGAAGGACAG GTCTGCCCTAAATTGAAGCAGCACAGCAGTTATCTTCTCTCAAACCCTTCCATCATGATGAAGACCTGGGCAAA ACTCCAGCCCAGGACTGAGGCTCTGCTGGGAGCTTTGGTGTCAGAGAGAGTGGACTGCAGAGACGTACTGCTCTCATCTTGGAAGAACAACGACAAAT TCCTCTTGACTGCGTACTGCCAGTGGATCCCTGAAGCTAAGCACCAAGACGTGGCCAAGAGCTGGCCTCCCATCTGA
- the dhx37 gene encoding probable ATP-dependent RNA helicase DHX37 isoform X1, whose amino-acid sequence MRCYLCAIHRATCRKMGRLRKRHNWKGREQNETHPPPEAKEEGKTVVVELKDGANLKGVDESNALVLPATKAKKKRGIEKALTKKQPLTKKQRKHLQKVLEVKEKKAKRVDILAKLAEVQLPDSELKLLYTTSKLGTGDKQYQTKQTPDEVDDGASGPRISSLSGANRKRKRRAREEVKAEEESSDLDSSDEEMDDGGMGNRRVEATNVSESKEPASSCQEKEVKKEKKEEKKETSEDSGPARASSKKPSEPAIFISVDRLPEIQEARLRLPVLAEEQVIMEAVRENHFVVLCGETGSGKTTQVPQFLYEAGYASGTGIIGVTEPRRVAAVSMSHRVAKEMNLSTGVVSYQIRYEGNVTSDTKIKFMTDGVLLKEIQKDFLLQRYSVIIIDEAHERSVYTDILIGLLSRIVPLRNKKGLPMKLIVMSATLRVEDFTENRKLFPTPPPVIKVEARQFPVSVHFNKRTPLEDYTGEVFRKTCKIHRMLPPGGILVFLTGQAEVHSVCRRLRRAFPFRRGNTATGEGEEAATDSSDEMKKFKKAKHKRTVSLPRIDLDNYSALPVDEGDEDRLAGIDDEGSDLELGDDAADTEEKADPSLPLYVLPLYSLLAPEQQAKVFRPPPHGARLCVVATNVAETSLTIPGIKYVVDCGRVKKRFYDRVTGVSSFKVSWTAQASANQRAGRAGRTEPGHCYRLYSSAVFGDFSLFSEAEITRRPVEDLVLQMKDLNIDKVVNFPFPTTPSAEALVAAEQLLVSLGALEEPPRTGRVKEMERARLSCPISPLGRAMASFPVSPRYAKMLALGKQQDCLPYVIAVVAAMTVREIFEDLDRPAGSEDESSKLAQRRARLAQMRRLWAGQGASLLLGDLMVLLGAVGACEFAGCTFKFCEENGLRYKAMLEIRRLRGQLTNAVNSVCPEVGVFVDCKMAPPTESQVACLRQIVLAGLGDHLARRVQQEELLDPKWRNAYKTPLLDEPVYIHPSSALFKTLPQFVVYQEVLETTKMYMRGVSAVEPEWVPQLLTQYCHFGSPLETPLPWLCASTGRVKCHCTSTFFRCGWQLPAIEMDYPDGLERYKLFARFLLEGQVCPKLKQHSSYLLSNPSIMMKTWAKLQPRTEALLGALVSERVDCRDVLLSSWKNNDKFLLTAYCQWIPEAKHQDVAKSWPPI is encoded by the exons ATGCGATGCTATCTTTGTGCGATCCATAGAGCTACGTGCCGTAAGATGGGGCGACTGAGGAAGAGGCACAACTGGAAGGGACGGGAGCAGAACGAGACACATCCACCTCCAGAGGCCAAGGAGGAGGGGAAGACTGTTGTAGTGGAACTCAAAG ACGGGGCCAACCTAAAGGGGGTGGACGAGAGCAATGCCCTGGTCCTCCCAGCCACCAAAGCCAAGAAGAAGAGGGGCATTGAGAAGGCCCTTACTAAGAAACAGCCCCTTACCAAGAAACAGAGGAAACATCTACAAAAAGTCCTGGAGGTCAAAGAGAAGAAAGCCAAG AGAGTAGACATCCTGGCCAAACTGGCTGAAGTGCAGCTGCCTGACTCTGAGCTGAAGCTGCTCTACACCACCTCCAAATTGGGCACAGGAGACAAGCAGTACCAGACCAAACA GACTCCTGATGAGGTAGATGACGGAGCCTCAGGGCCCAGGATCAGCAGCCTGAGTGGAGCCAACAGGAAGAGGAAACGAAGAGCACGGGAGGAAGTGAAGGCAGAAGAGGAGAGTAGTGATTtggactcatctgatgaagagaTGGATGATGGAGGGATGGGAAATAGAAGGGTGGAGGCCACTAATGTCTCAGAATCTAAAGAGCCAGCCTCCTCCTGTCAGGAGAAAGAggtgaaaaaggaaaagaaagaaGAGAAAAAGGAGACGAGCGAGGACTCGGGCCCTGCCCGGGCCTCCAGTAAAAAGCCATCCGAGCCAGCAATCTTCATCTCCGTGGACAGACTGCCAGAGATACAG GAGGCCCGTCTGAGGCTGCCAGTGCTGGCTGAGGAGCAAGTGATCATGGAGGCGGTGAGAGAGAACCATTTTGTCGTTCTGTGTGGAGAGACAGGAAGTGGTAAAACCACCCAGGTACCCCAGTTCTTGTACGAGGCTGGATAtgccag TGGCACTGGAATCATTGGTGTGACAGAGCCTAGGAGAGTGGCAGCTGTCAGTATGTCCCACAGAGTGGCCAAAGAGATGAACCTGTCTACagg GGTAGTGTCGTACCAGATCCGTTATGAGGGGAATGTGACCAGTGACACCAAGATCAAGTTCATGACAGACGGAGTCCTGCTGAAGGAGATTCAGAAG GACTTCCTGCTCCAGAGGTACAGTGTGATCATCATAGATGAGGCCCATGAGAGGAGTGTGTACACAGACATCCTGATTGGCCTACTGTCACGCATCGTACCACTCAGAAAcaag AAAGGCCTCCCCATGAAGCTGATAGTGATGTCAGCTACTCTGCGTGTGGAGGACTTCACAGAAAACAGGAAGCtgtttcctactcctcctcccgTCATCAAGGTGGAGGCCCGTCAGTTCCCTGTAAGCGTCCACTTTAACAAACGGACTCCTCTGGAGGACTACACTGGAGAGGTGTTCCGCAAGACCTGTAAGATCCACCGCATGCTGCCCCCTGGGGGTATCCTGGTGTTCCTGACGGGTCAGGCTGAGGTCCACTCTGTCTGCAGGAGACTGAGGAGGGCCTTCCCTTTCAGGAGGGGCAACACAGCTACTG gtgagggagaggaggcagcAACAGACTCCTCAGATGAGATGAAGAAGTTTAAGAAAGCCAAACATAAGAGAACTGTG TCCCTGCCCCGTATTGACCTGGATAACTACTCAGCGTTGCCGGTAGATGAGGGGGACGAGGACCGTCTGGCGGGGATAGATGATGAGGGGTCAGACCTGGAACTAGGAGACGACGCTGCAGACACAG AGGAGAAGGCGGACCCGTCCCTCCCTCTTTATGtcctccccctctactctctcctggCTCCAGAGCAGCAGGCCAAG GTGTTCCGGCCCCCTCCTCATGGTGCACGTCTGTGTGTCGTGGCTACCAACGTAGCAGAAACCTCTCTAACCATCCCGGGGATAAAGTATGTGGTCGACTGCGGTCGGGTCAAGAAGCGTTTCTACGACCGCGTCACGGGGGTCTCCTCCTTCAAGGTCTCCTGGACCGCACAGGCCTCAGCCAATCAGAGGGCAGGCCGGGCAGGCCGTACTGAACCTGGACACTGCTATAG GCTGTACTCATCAGCGGTGTTTGGAGACTTCAGTCTGTTCTCGGAGGCAGAGATCACCCGCAGGCCAGTTGAGGACCTGGTATTACAGATGAAGGACCTTAACATAGACAAG GTGGTCAACTTCCCATTCCCCACAACTCCCTCAGCTGAGGCGCTGGTGGCAGCAGAACAGTTACTGGTTTCACTGGGAGCACTAGAGGAGCCGCCGCGCACCGGACG GGTTAAGGAGATGGAGCGAGCGCGTCTGAGCTGTCCCATCAGCCCCTTGGGCAGGGCAATGGCGTCGTTCCCCGTGTCACCACGCTACGCTAAGATGCTGGCGCTAGGGAAGCAGCAGGACTGTCTGCCTTACGTCATCGCTGTGGTGGCCGCCATGACGGTCCGGGAGATCTTTGAGGATCTGGACAG ACCTGCTGGTAGTGAGGATGAGAGCTCCAAGCTGGCCCAGCGTCGAGCCCGGCTGGCCCAGATGAGGAGGCTGTGGGCTGGGCAGGGAGCCTCTCTACTGCTGGGGGACCTCATGGTCCTGCTGG GTGCTGTGGGTGCGTGTGAGTTTGCTGGCTGCACTTTTAAATTCTGTGAGGAGAATGGACTGAGGTATAAAGCCATGCTGGAGATCAGACGACTTAGAGGACAGCTCACCaacgcag TGAACTCAGTGTGTCCAGAGGTGGGTGTGTTTGTGGACTGTAAGATGGCTCCACCTACTGAGAGCCAGGTGGCGTGTTTACGTCAGATAGTGCTGGCGGGACTGGGAGACCACCTCGCCAGACGGGTACAGCAAGAGGAACTACTAGACCCAAAATGGAGGAATGCATACAAG ACCCCACTCCTGGATGAGCCAGTCTACATTCACCCCTCCTCAGCCCTGTTTAAAACGCTACCTCAGTTTGTGGTCTATCAGGAGGTCTTGGAgaccaccaagatgtacatgagAG GTGTGTCAGCGGTAGAACCAGAGTGGGTTCCCCAGCTCCTCACCCAGTACTGCCATTTTGGATCTCCCCTGGAGACCCCGTTGCCATGGCTCTGTGCCTCTACAGGCAGGGTCAAATGTCACTGTACCAGCACCTTTT TCCGATGTGGCTGGCAGCTTCCTGCTATAGAGATGGATTACCCAGATGGCCTGGAGCGATACAAACTGTTTGCCAGGTTCCTTCTGGAAGGACAG GTCTGCCCTAAATTGAAGCAGCACAGCAGTTATCTTCTCTCAAACCCTTCCATCATGATGAAGACCTGGGCAAA ACTCCAGCCCAGGACTGAGGCTCTGCTGGGAGCTTTGGTGTCAGAGAGAGTGGACTGCAGAGACGTACTGCTCTCATCTTGGAAGAACAACGACAAAT TCCTCTTGACTGCGTACTGCCAGTGGATCCCTGAAGCTAAGCACCAAGACGTGGCCAAGAGCTGGCCTCCCATCTGA